A region from the uncultured Sunxiuqinia sp. genome encodes:
- a CDS encoding sigma-70 family RNA polymerase sigma factor: MINDSKLEKEKFIEIISTNKNLLYKICNSYCQNSSDRKDLEQEILMQLWKNIKNFDGRVKISTWIYKVALNTAISNYRKDCKRIDKPNEIDCSIFSLPDFEYDSELDEKIKILRKLINGLTKLDKALILLYLDSFKQKEISEILGISETNVATKISRIKTNLKEKFSNY, translated from the coding sequence ATGATTAATGATTCAAAATTGGAAAAAGAAAAATTCATAGAGATTATTTCAACAAACAAGAATCTGTTGTACAAAATATGCAATTCGTATTGCCAAAATTCCAGCGACAGGAAAGATTTAGAACAAGAGATTCTTATGCAATTATGGAAAAACATAAAAAATTTTGACGGACGCGTCAAAATCTCAACATGGATTTACAAAGTTGCTTTAAATACGGCGATTTCAAATTATAGAAAAGACTGTAAACGAATTGATAAACCGAATGAAATTGACTGCTCAATTTTCTCTTTGCCCGATTTTGAATATGATTCTGAACTTGACGAGAAAATCAAAATTCTGAGAAAACTGATAAATGGATTAACAAAACTTGACAAAGCTTTGATTCTTCTTTATTTAGACAGTTTTAAGCAGAAAGAAATTTCCGAAATTCTTGGTATTTCAGAAACAAATGTAGCTACAAAAATTAGTCGGATTAAAACAAACCTTAAAGAAAAATTTAGTAACTATTAA
- a CDS encoding alpha/beta hydrolase, translating to MRNINIILLVLLFGIFSCSSREQDNKGTSTDWEGLLKVNELELKLIFKLNNERCLLDVPAQAVQDYPSSKYEIFGDSIKITFSGMMKASFVGINQKDTLIVGKWTQMGKIYPINLKRKREYLRTQNPTPPFPYNVENVSYFNEDKSIKFGGTLTTPREETNYPVAILISGSGQEDRDETLFGHKPFLVIADYLTRQGIAVLRIDDRGVGQTTGKETLVNATSLDFAMDVIAGIEYLKNRKDINPDQIGLIGHSEGGLIASIVGAKRNDVAFIVSLAGVGVNGEKLILSQIEKSLQLTVTSPSIDTIMVFEKKAIDIINQERTDRLAEITIMQQLMGKRITNQDSIVKKYFGMEIKDGFESYNFKTLGERYKRLMLPWYRYLLSYNPEEFLPKIKAPFLALNGEMDKQVLADLNLNGFKNTFDECGKGNYKTINYSGLNHFFQHCKTGYYDEVETIEETISPEVLNDISAWIKEQIGKNNTP from the coding sequence ATGAGAAACATAAACATAATCCTTTTAGTCCTATTGTTTGGAATTTTTTCTTGTTCAAGCCGAGAACAAGACAATAAAGGAACTTCTACTGATTGGGAAGGTTTGCTAAAAGTAAACGAACTTGAGCTGAAATTAATTTTTAAATTAAACAACGAGAGATGTTTATTGGATGTTCCAGCTCAAGCTGTTCAAGATTATCCATCATCAAAGTATGAGATATTTGGAGACAGTATCAAAATTACTTTTTCAGGTATGATGAAAGCCAGCTTTGTTGGAATAAATCAAAAAGATACATTGATTGTTGGGAAATGGACACAAATGGGTAAAATCTATCCGATAAATTTAAAAAGAAAAAGAGAGTATTTAAGAACTCAAAATCCAACACCGCCGTTCCCTTACAATGTAGAAAATGTCTCGTATTTCAATGAGGATAAAAGTATCAAATTTGGTGGCACATTGACAACCCCAAGAGAGGAAACTAACTATCCGGTTGCCATACTTATTTCAGGTAGTGGTCAGGAAGACCGAGACGAAACGTTATTTGGACATAAACCGTTTCTTGTAATTGCAGATTACCTGACACGTCAGGGAATTGCCGTCTTACGCATAGATGACAGAGGTGTCGGTCAGACAACAGGAAAAGAAACTTTGGTAAACGCAACTTCCCTTGACTTTGCAATGGATGTAATCGCTGGAATTGAATATTTAAAAAATAGGAAAGATATTAATCCTGACCAGATTGGACTTATTGGACACAGTGAAGGTGGACTTATTGCTTCTATAGTTGGAGCGAAAAGGAATGATGTTGCATTCATTGTTTCATTAGCTGGCGTAGGGGTTAATGGCGAAAAATTAATACTATCCCAAATTGAAAAATCACTTCAACTAACAGTTACCAGTCCTTCTATTGACACTATTATGGTATTCGAAAAGAAAGCCATTGATATAATTAATCAGGAACGTACTGACAGGCTTGCAGAAATAACCATTATGCAACAGTTAATGGGGAAAAGAATAACTAATCAAGATTCAATCGTTAAAAAATATTTCGGCATGGAAATAAAAGACGGTTTTGAATCATATAATTTTAAGACATTAGGAGAACGTTACAAAAGGTTGATGTTACCATGGTACAGATATTTGCTTTCGTATAATCCGGAAGAGTTTTTACCTAAGATAAAAGCACCTTTCTTAGCATTAAATGGAGAAATGGATAAACAAGTGTTAGCTGATTTAAATTTAAATGGCTTCAAAAATACATTTGACGAATGTGGAAAAGGAAACTATAAAACAATCAACTATTCTGGATTAAACCATTTTTTTCAACATTGTAAAACAGGTTATTACGACGAAGTTGAAACGATAGAGGAAACAATATCACCAGAAGTATTAAATGATATATCAGCATGGATAAAAGAACAAATAGGAAAAAATAACACCCCATAA
- a CDS encoding glycosyl hydrolase family 8, producing the protein MKTITLILVLILINEFCSLGQSPNFPFPNHTLYAASHIKPNNYSQAELDNHTHLFYDEWKQEYLKNDCGNTNEYYVLSGNGAKTVSEAHGYGMMITAYFAGYDANAQTYFDGLYIYYKAHPSNINNSLMDWQQITCNDAPSSDDDAASDGDIDIAFSLLLAHAQWGSNGTVNYLGEAINLINAIMQDEINQTTWTVKLGDWCDASDPSYFYGTRPSDFITDHFRSFSFATNNTNWNNVIDTCYSLIENMQTNYSTTTGLIPDFIINANTTPSPAVANYLENIYDGDYYYNACRVPWRLGTDYLLNGDLRAKTAINKINTWLILTSGSNVNNISNGYYLNGTAIYNWNNATFVGPLTVAAMLNISNQTWLNSLYENLFSNNDLIDGDYYSNTIKLLSMIVISGNYWSPDNDILTSEQSFSNSIDVIVYPTIANESVIIKIQNEENIENKHFRITDENGKILIDDTIQNDIVDISFLDSGAYFITIIFKDKGMTTKKIVKK; encoded by the coding sequence ATGAAAACAATAACACTCATTCTAGTTCTGATCCTAATTAATGAATTTTGCTCATTAGGGCAATCACCCAACTTTCCATTTCCAAATCATACGCTTTATGCAGCAAGTCACATTAAACCAAACAATTACTCTCAAGCAGAATTAGATAATCATACCCATTTATTTTATGATGAATGGAAACAAGAATACCTCAAAAACGACTGTGGAAACACCAATGAATATTATGTTCTTAGTGGAAATGGAGCAAAAACGGTTTCAGAAGCTCACGGTTATGGCATGATGATTACTGCTTATTTTGCTGGCTATGATGCAAATGCTCAAACTTATTTCGATGGTTTATATATCTATTACAAAGCACACCCCAGCAATATCAATAACAGCTTAATGGATTGGCAACAAATTACTTGCAATGATGCTCCAAGTTCAGATGACGATGCTGCCAGTGATGGCGATATTGATATAGCCTTCAGTTTATTATTGGCTCATGCTCAATGGGGAAGTAACGGAACGGTCAATTATTTAGGTGAAGCAATAAACCTCATCAATGCTATAATGCAAGATGAAATAAATCAGACGACCTGGACAGTTAAACTTGGTGATTGGTGTGATGCAAGCGACCCAAGTTATTTTTATGGAACCAGACCTTCAGATTTTATTACGGATCATTTTAGATCCTTTTCATTTGCAACAAATAATACCAATTGGAATAATGTAATTGATACATGCTATTCACTAATTGAAAATATGCAAACCAACTATAGTACTACAACAGGTTTAATTCCTGATTTTATTATAAATGCAAATACAACTCCAAGTCCGGCAGTAGCTAATTATTTAGAAAATATTTATGATGGAGATTATTATTACAATGCTTGCCGTGTTCCCTGGCGCTTAGGAACTGATTATTTATTAAATGGCGATTTAAGAGCTAAGACCGCAATTAATAAAATAAATACATGGTTAATTTTGACAAGCGGTTCTAATGTCAACAACATATCAAACGGGTATTATCTAAACGGAACAGCCATTTACAACTGGAACAATGCAACATTTGTTGGGCCTTTAACTGTTGCAGCCATGCTAAACATTTCAAATCAGACATGGCTAAATAGTCTTTACGAAAATTTGTTCTCTAATAATGACTTAATTGATGGAGATTATTATTCCAACACAATAAAACTTTTATCAATGATTGTAATTTCAGGAAATTATTGGTCTCCTGATAACGACATTTTAACTTCAGAGCAATCTTTTAGTAATTCAATTGATGTGATTGTTTACCCAACAATTGCTAATGAATCTGTAATAATCAAAATACAAAATGAAGAAAATATTGAGAATAAACATTTCAGAATTACAGATGAGAATGGAAAAATATTGATTGATGATACGATACAAAATGACATTGTCGACATTTCATTTTTAGATTCTGGTGCATATTTTATCACCATTATTTTTAAAGACAAAGGAATGACAACTAAAAAAATTGTAAAAAAATAA
- a CDS encoding GNAT family N-acetyltransferase has protein sequence MDIIIETKRLLIRKINSNDLEYLLEIYNNPQNMIFIPNSDFRWTKEKLKEKYDKINQDYKNGFGIYAVQIKNSDLIIGEAGLFNSFHDLKHLELGYILNNRFWRKGYGSEICNSLIDYGFRKLKLDKLTARMFKQNIASIKLSESCGMNLIKEGQTDNGDDFCEFVIKNIDL, from the coding sequence ATGGATATTATAATTGAAACAAAAAGGTTGTTGATTAGAAAAATTAATAGCAATGATTTAGAGTATCTACTTGAGATTTATAATAATCCTCAAAATATGATTTTCATTCCAAATTCAGATTTTAGATGGACTAAAGAAAAACTTAAAGAGAAATACGATAAAATAAATCAAGATTACAAAAACGGTTTTGGAATATACGCTGTCCAGATTAAAAATAGCGATTTAATAATTGGAGAAGCTGGATTATTTAATTCATTTCATGATTTAAAACATCTAGAGTTAGGATATATTCTCAATAATAGATTTTGGAGAAAAGGATATGGCTCTGAGATTTGTAATTCGTTAATTGATTACGGATTTAGAAAATTAAAATTAGATAAATTAACAGCACGGATGTTTAAACAAAATATTGCATCGATTAAATTATCAGAGAGTTGTGGAATGAACTTGATAAAAGAGGGACAAACTGATAACGGAGATGACTTTTGTGAGTTCGTGATTAAAAATATAGATTTATAA
- a CDS encoding class I SAM-dependent methyltransferase encodes MSNEKQTIHDFDINIIYEYFSNTERQGPGNTEETLKALSFITGLTEKSKIADIGCGTGGQAMTLGQNTPCEIIGIDVWQDFIHKFNQNSINQNLQDRVKGIVGNMKNLPFQEEELDLIWSEGSIYNIGFERGLNEWRKFLKIGGYIAVTENTWFRDERPDEIQEFWQKAYSEIDTIPNKIAQMQNAGYLSIATYMLPEAIWTDYYTKQALNLNSFLENHKGNKTAAEFASSQRHEADLYNKYKKYYGYMFYIGKRIK; translated from the coding sequence ATGAGCAACGAAAAACAAACCATTCACGATTTTGACATAAATATTATTTATGAATATTTTTCAAATACGGAAAGACAAGGACCGGGAAATACGGAAGAGACACTAAAAGCACTAAGTTTCATAACGGGGCTTACTGAAAAGTCTAAAATTGCCGATATTGGTTGTGGAACTGGTGGTCAAGCAATGACACTAGGACAAAATACACCGTGCGAAATTATTGGAATTGATGTGTGGCAAGATTTTATTCACAAGTTTAATCAAAATTCTATAAATCAGAATCTTCAAGACAGAGTAAAAGGCATTGTTGGAAACATGAAAAATCTTCCGTTTCAAGAAGAAGAATTAGATTTGATTTGGTCGGAAGGTTCTATTTATAATATTGGATTTGAGCGTGGATTAAATGAATGGCGAAAATTTCTGAAAATAGGCGGATATATTGCCGTTACAGAAAACACTTGGTTTCGTGACGAGCGACCTGATGAAATTCAAGAATTTTGGCAAAAGGCATATTCAGAAATAGATACAATCCCGAATAAAATTGCGCAAATGCAAAATGCGGGTTATTTATCGATTGCTACATATATGTTGCCAGAAGCTATTTGGACGGATTATTATACAAAGCAGGCTTTGAATTTAAACTCTTTTTTAGAAAATCATAAAGGTAATAAAACAGCAGCAGAATTTGCTTCTTCCCAGCGACATGAAGCTGATTTGTACAACAAATACAAAAAGTACTATGGCTATATGTTTTATATTGGAAAAAGAATAAAATAA
- a CDS encoding transposase, whose protein sequence is MYKNDGVTRRYSESFKLKILAELSTGKYSKRQLSRIYGIQSSTINEWVRKYDRKDLMNTRIMVQTKDEISRLKELQKEIEQLKKLLIKKDLDKLVQDSYLEVAAENLGYKSVEELKKT, encoded by the coding sequence ATGTATAAAAATGATGGAGTAACACGGCGTTACAGCGAGAGTTTTAAACTCAAAATTTTAGCCGAACTTAGCACGGGTAAATACTCAAAAAGACAATTATCCCGGATTTATGGGATACAGTCAAGTACAATCAATGAATGGGTACGAAAGTACGACCGCAAAGATTTAATGAATACGCGTATTATGGTACAAACAAAAGATGAGATCAGCCGCTTAAAAGAACTTCAAAAAGAAATTGAGCAGCTAAAAAAACTCTTGATTAAAAAGGATTTAGACAAGCTCGTACAAGATTCGTATTTGGAAGTGGCTGCCGAAAACTTAGGCTACAAAAGTGTTGAGGAACTAAAAAAAACTTAA
- a CDS encoding WG repeat-containing protein has protein sequence MISFFRCTNSETAKKECNREYADLIVSEGQDKLFMVSTDKQFRFDSPCAFVNEKGDTVIPYGKYHIWDSVNFYTYAIVKSPDGIVGINRKGEIMFDAYLWGDAQLEDISEGLFRIKRNGKIGYANEDGEIIIPCQFECAEQFKNRQAKVTLECDYKNNEIDQIEMKSDNWFYIDKKGNKITTPQQKL, from the coding sequence ATGATTTCCTTTTTTAGATGTACTAATTCCGAGACTGCTAAAAAGGAATGTAATCGAGAATATGCTGATTTGATAGTTTCTGAAGGACAGGATAAACTCTTTATGGTATCAACAGACAAACAATTTCGATTTGATTCACCATGTGCTTTTGTTAATGAAAAAGGTGATACTGTCATTCCATACGGGAAATATCACATATGGGACTCAGTGAATTTTTACACCTACGCAATCGTAAAGAGTCCAGATGGCATAGTTGGTATTAATAGAAAAGGTGAAATAATGTTTGACGCATATCTATGGGGAGACGCCCAACTGGAAGATATAAGTGAAGGTTTATTTCGCATAAAAAGAAATGGTAAAATTGGATATGCCAACGAAGATGGAGAAATTATAATTCCATGTCAATTTGAATGTGCTGAACAATTCAAAAATAGACAAGCTAAAGTTACTCTTGAATGCGATTATAAGAATAATGAAATAGACCAAATTGAAATGAAGAGTGATAATTGGTTCTATATTGATAAAAAAGGAAATAAAATAACGACACCACAACAAAAGCTATAG
- a CDS encoding IS110 family transposase, whose translation MYKSKHFIGVDISKETFDVWDLSTGHHCYSNDSKGFRLFYKLMKSNTHCVMESTGSYYQQLAVFLYEKGIEVSVVNPLTIKRFIQMKLQQNKTDKSDARMIALFAQEQPLKQWIPEPEYIEKSKQLQKVVVLYLKQNTALKNHIQGLESRGVKTGRIITSLKRQLRHVKDEIVLLEQEIEVLIKQYDGDLLSNITSIPGVGKKTAIYLIIMSNGFRNFDNYRQVSAFFGLAPTEHTSGTSINGQSRISKRGNPNMRNHLFMCSFTASKCNPQCHALYQRIVNKGKSKKLALIAVCNKLVKQAFAIAKSGIPYDPAYRSTIIDQ comes from the coding sequence ATGTATAAAAGTAAACATTTTATTGGAGTTGACATCTCAAAAGAGACATTCGATGTATGGGATTTATCAACAGGGCATCATTGTTACAGTAATGATTCAAAGGGTTTTCGCTTGTTTTACAAATTAATGAAGTCCAACACTCATTGCGTGATGGAATCAACCGGAAGTTATTACCAACAGCTTGCCGTTTTCCTCTACGAAAAAGGGATTGAAGTTTCTGTGGTAAATCCTTTAACCATTAAACGTTTTATTCAGATGAAGCTGCAGCAGAATAAAACCGATAAGAGTGATGCTCGAATGATTGCATTGTTTGCACAGGAACAGCCACTTAAACAATGGATTCCGGAACCTGAATACATCGAAAAGAGTAAGCAGCTTCAGAAAGTTGTAGTGTTATATTTAAAGCAGAATACAGCCTTAAAGAACCATATCCAGGGACTGGAAAGCAGGGGTGTTAAAACGGGCAGGATTATCACTTCATTGAAACGTCAGCTACGTCATGTTAAGGATGAGATTGTCCTTTTGGAACAGGAGATTGAAGTGCTTATAAAACAATACGATGGTGATTTATTGAGCAATATAACTTCTATTCCCGGAGTGGGAAAAAAGACTGCAATTTACCTGATAATTATGAGTAATGGCTTTCGGAACTTCGATAACTACCGTCAGGTATCCGCATTCTTTGGACTGGCACCTACGGAACATACTTCAGGTACAAGTATAAACGGGCAGTCCCGAATCAGTAAACGGGGCAATCCGAATATGCGCAACCATTTGTTTATGTGCAGTTTTACAGCCAGTAAATGCAATCCTCAGTGCCATGCATTGTATCAACGAATTGTAAACAAAGGAAAGTCAAAAAAGCTAGCTTTAATTGCTGTATGCAACAAATTGGTCAAACAAGCTTTTGCCATTGCCAAATCAGGGATACCATACGATCCGGCCTATCGAAGTACCATCATCGATCAATAA
- a CDS encoding nucleotide-binding protein codes for MDEEPRLKPLYANLKRLNIGEYLYTKEFELFSIENNFDGVWKDCKKEVSRQKSMIIVGHHNTEDDERAFLYLMTLWYQQSFDSFDKFIITVLLNFAEWHSTKLDFTAIHHNLKQLDFEKSVLLAFTKDARAIRDSKPEKIEEKIIKTTKTPSITVDSKKVFVVHGHDDKARLELCKLLKDDLGVEPVILQDEPNLTVETIISKFERLAKECSAALILFTPDDNAEGKSRARQNVILELGYFLGKFQGQENRRIAIIKTGDIEIPSDISGVLYLEYLKNIKEIFYDLKKQFETWGYK; via the coding sequence ATGGACGAAGAACCACGACTAAAACCTTTATATGCAAATCTAAAACGATTGAACATCGGTGAGTATTTATACACAAAAGAGTTTGAACTTTTTTCCATTGAGAATAACTTCGATGGTGTCTGGAAAGATTGCAAAAAAGAGGTTTCAAGACAAAAAAGCATGATAATAGTTGGACATCATAATACAGAAGATGATGAAAGAGCTTTTTTATACTTAATGACACTTTGGTATCAACAGAGTTTCGATTCCTTCGATAAATTCATTATTACTGTTTTGCTCAATTTCGCAGAATGGCATTCAACAAAACTTGACTTTACAGCAATACACCATAATCTGAAACAACTTGATTTTGAAAAAAGCGTTCTATTAGCTTTTACCAAAGACGCTAGAGCAATTAGAGATTCAAAACCTGAAAAAATTGAAGAAAAAATTATAAAGACAACAAAAACGCCGAGTATCACAGTTGACTCGAAGAAGGTTTTCGTTGTTCACGGTCACGATGATAAAGCACGATTAGAATTGTGTAAACTACTAAAAGATGACTTAGGAGTTGAACCTGTTATTCTTCAGGATGAGCCCAACTTAACAGTTGAAACAATAATTTCAAAATTTGAAAGGCTTGCAAAAGAATGTTCTGCTGCACTAATCTTATTTACACCCGACGATAATGCAGAAGGAAAATCCAGAGCAAGACAAAATGTAATATTAGAGCTAGGATATTTTTTAGGCAAATTTCAAGGACAGGAAAATCGAAGAATCGCGATTATAAAGACTGGTGATATTGAAATTCCATCAGATATTTCAGGAGTACTTTATTTAGAATATTTAAAAAACATTAAAGAAATCTTTTATGACCTCAAAAAGCAATTTGAAACATGGGGCTATAAATAA
- a CDS encoding AAA family ATPase, translating into MIKLKENNNFYVITGGPGVGKTTLLEKLKKTNYEIVPEIARELIKEQQNNNGKALPWRNKNLYKEMMFDRSIRSFEEIENNTNKEKPIFFDRGFLDAICYAKLIGSKISERMKSYAENWRYNKNVFMLPPWREIYETDNERKQDWEEVILTFEKMSETYKSYDYKIIEIPKKPISERARFVLEFIEQNRIKNTNAQQ; encoded by the coding sequence ATGATTAAACTGAAGGAAAATAATAATTTCTATGTCATAACAGGAGGTCCAGGAGTAGGAAAAACGACTTTATTGGAGAAGCTAAAAAAAACAAATTATGAAATTGTTCCTGAAATCGCTCGTGAATTAATAAAAGAACAGCAAAATAATAACGGAAAAGCTTTGCCTTGGAGAAACAAGAACTTATATAAAGAAATGATGTTTGACCGTTCGATAAGGAGTTTTGAGGAAATTGAGAATAACACAAATAAAGAAAAACCGATTTTTTTTGACCGTGGATTTTTGGATGCTATCTGTTATGCAAAACTAATTGGATCTAAAATTAGTGAAAGGATGAAATCCTATGCGGAAAATTGGAGGTATAATAAAAATGTATTTATGCTTCCGCCTTGGCGAGAGATTTACGAAACCGATAACGAGCGAAAACAAGATTGGGAAGAAGTGATTTTAACATTTGAAAAGATGAGCGAAACGTACAAAAGTTATGATTATAAAATTATCGAAATACCCAAAAAACCTATAAGTGAAAGAGCCCGTTTTGTTTTGGAATTTATCGAACAAAATAGAATTAAAAATACGAACGCACAACAATGA
- a CDS encoding IS3 family transposase produces MKATSTTKQTGIASMSEVCALFHLKRDAFYKYIKRWERYKSVESQVIQLVKEERKEQPRVGVRKLHETLQPSFEAKQIKLGRDSLFNILRANNMLVKRKRAYAKTTNSYHHFHKYNNLIKELEITKPNQVWVSDITYIRTVKGFCYLALITDLYSRKIIGHDISDSLELSGCLRALKKALWYTRPAAGLIHHSDRGVQYCSHMYVNELKRKGINISMTEENHCYENAVAERVNGILKDEFYLDQCFFSTSHAKRATKNAIKLYNNKRLHLSLGYKTPNAVFKNVA; encoded by the coding sequence ATGAAAGCTACCTCAACAACAAAACAAACGGGTATAGCAAGCATGTCGGAGGTATGTGCCCTATTCCACCTAAAACGCGATGCATTCTATAAATACATTAAGCGTTGGGAACGCTACAAATCAGTTGAATCGCAAGTAATACAGCTTGTAAAAGAAGAACGGAAAGAGCAACCCAGAGTGGGCGTACGTAAGCTACACGAAACACTGCAACCCTCTTTTGAGGCCAAACAGATTAAACTTGGAAGGGACTCTCTGTTTAATATACTCAGAGCGAATAATATGCTGGTGAAACGGAAAAGGGCGTATGCTAAAACAACCAATTCATATCACCATTTCCATAAATACAACAATCTTATCAAGGAGTTGGAAATCACAAAACCAAACCAGGTATGGGTTTCTGATATTACATACATCAGAACCGTTAAAGGCTTTTGTTATTTAGCGCTGATTACAGACTTGTATTCACGGAAAATAATCGGACACGACATCAGCGATAGCCTGGAGCTGTCGGGATGCCTACGGGCCCTCAAAAAGGCCCTGTGGTATACAAGACCAGCGGCCGGGCTTATACATCACTCCGACAGAGGGGTGCAATATTGCAGTCATATGTATGTAAATGAGTTAAAAAGAAAAGGAATAAACATAAGTATGACAGAAGAAAATCATTGTTATGAAAACGCAGTTGCTGAAAGAGTTAACGGCATTTTAAAAGATGAGTTCTATCTCGACCAGTGCTTCTTTTCAACCAGCCATGCAAAACGTGCTACAAAAAATGCTATTAAACTATATAATAATAAAAGGCTTCATTTATCTTTAGGGTATAAAACACCAAACGCAGTGTTTAAAAATGTAGCTTAA
- a CDS encoding GNAT family N-acetyltransferase codes for MNTSKNIKIKSNRLLLRPFIESDIESVFKGLSHPDIIKHYGVSFDSLDATKEQMNWFADLEKEGTGMWFAVCSLDNKTFYGAGGLNDLSKEHKKAEIGFWLMTDFWGKGIMTEAMPLICNYGFDELGLHRIEGFVESDNTNCKNAMAKLDFQHEGTMKDCEIKNGYFISLDIYSKIKTE; via the coding sequence ATGAATACCTCTAAGAACATAAAAATAAAAAGCAATAGACTTTTATTAAGACCATTTATTGAAAGTGATATTGAAAGTGTTTTCAAAGGGCTTTCTCACCCTGACATAATTAAACATTACGGAGTTAGTTTTGACAGTTTGGACGCGACTAAAGAACAAATGAATTGGTTTGCCGACCTTGAGAAAGAAGGAACGGGAATGTGGTTTGCTGTATGTTCATTAGATAATAAAACTTTTTACGGTGCAGGTGGACTTAATGATTTGAGTAAAGAACATAAAAAGGCAGAAATCGGATTTTGGTTAATGACCGACTTTTGGGGAAAAGGAATTATGACCGAAGCTATGCCATTAATATGTAACTACGGATTTGATGAATTAGGACTACATAGAATAGAAGGCTTTGTCGAATCGGACAACACAAATTGTAAAAATGCAATGGCTAAACTTGATTTTCAACACGAAGGAACAATGAAAGACTGTGAAATTAAAAACGGGTATTTTATAAGTTTGGACATTTATTCAAAAATAAAAACAGAATAA